In the genome of Natronomonas salina, the window CCGACGACGAAGACCAGCTCGCTGGCGCCCGCCTCGACGGCCGCGTCGGCCGTGTGGGCACAGAGCGGCCGATCGGCGACCGGCAGCATCGGTTTCGGGACGGTCTCCGTCAGGGGTCGCATCCGCGTGCCCTCGCCGGCGGCGAGGATGACGGTTTGCATGGTTCGCGACTCGCCCGGGGAGGGCAAAAGGTATCTGGTCGATAACAGGCGGGCGTCCGTCAGGCCGTCGCACGGAAACCCGCCCCTAACGGCGGGTTCCCCCTACTCCTCGAGCTCCTTCTCGCGGCTCGACGATTCGTCCTCGTCGGCCCGGCGCCGGACGTCCACCCGGTAGTTCTCGAGGATGTCCCGCCCGAGCAGCATCGGGTAGTCCATGTGGCTGCGGTCCTCGACGCTCGCGGTGACGGTGTGCTGGGTGCCGCCGATGCCGACGACCACGTCGACGACCGGCCGGGACTTCCCCGACTTGACGCTGCCCGACCGGATCTTGACGATGTCCTTGATCGGGCCGGTGCCGATGTCGGCGGCCAGCCGCGCGTCGATGCTCGTCCGCGTCGCGCCGGTGTCGGACTTCGCCAGCACCGTCTTCCGGCCCTTGGTCCCCATGACGACGACCTCCTCGATGTAGCCGATGTTCGGCGGCTCGCCCTGCTGGGTCTGCTGCTTGCGCGGCATCGCGTCCGGCCGGGAGTCGTCCAGCGAAGCCGAGAGCTCGCGGACGCGCTCCTCGTCGACCTCGCCGCCGGCGCGCTCGATGGCCAGGCGGGCGATGTGCGGTGCGGGCGAGCGCCCGGTCGCCTCGAAGAGGCCCTTGAAGCCGGCCGTCGGGTTGACCTCGAGGACGTGGTAGCCGTCCTCGCCCTCGACGACGTCGACGCCGGCGTAGTCGAGGCCGACCACGTCCGAGGCTCGCTCGGCGATGTCGATCACCTCCTGGTCGAGCCCCTCGGTGGCGTCCTCGACGGAGCCGCCGAGCGCGACGTTCGTCCGCCACTCGCCCTCCGGGGCGTAGCGGTTCATCGCGCCGACGACCCGCTGGCCGACGACGTAGACGCGGAGGTCGTGGTGCCGCTGCTCGTCGTGCTCGATGAGCTCCTGGAGGAACGCCTGCCTGGAGCCGACCATCGGGTTCACCGAGTCGTCGGTGTCGAGCTTCCAGGTGCCGCCGCCGTGGGTCCCGATGGCCGTCTTGTAGACGACCTCGTCGCCGAACCGCTCGCGGCGGGAGTTCAGCGTGTCGCTGGAGAGCGCCAGCAGCGCGTCCGGCACCGGCAGGCCGGCCTCCGCCAGCGCGGTCCCGGTCGCGAACTTGTGCATCGCCGTCATCGTCGCGGTCGGGTTGTTCAGCATCGGCCGCGCCCGGTCGATGGTCAGCGCCAGCCCGAGGGCCTCCGCGGGCTGTTCCTCCTTCGAGAGCAACAGCCGGTTGACGACGATGTCGACCTCCGGTTCCAGCCGGACCTCGCCGTCCTGGATGTCGACGACGGTGTTCTCGCCGCGCAGCCACTCCGTGTCGTATCCGAGGCCGTCGACGGCGTTGAGGATCGCCTTCGACTCCTTCGAGCTGTGGAGACTGAGGACGCCGACGGTCAGGTCAGAGGCCATACGTCAACTCCGTTCGGTCGACCCAAAACCGTGGCGGTGCTCCACGCCGGCGGCGGGACTCGCAGGCGGAGCGAACCGTGAGAAGGGACGGACTACGCCGGTGGAACTTACGCGGATGGAGCGACGACCTGCTCGGCGACGGCGTCGACGACCGCGTCGAGGACGGCGTCGCGCTCGCCGCGCAGGAACTCGAGCTTCGGCTGGCGGGCGCCGGGGTCCGAGACGCCGGCGTTCGGCGCCGCGGACTCGAGGGCGGCGACGACCGCGTCGACGTCGAGGTCGGCCCGCGAGCGGACGTGGAGTTCGTCGGTCGCCACGCCGACGATCGCGTCGGCGTCGAGGCGGCGGTGCAGTTCGTCGAGCAGGAGCCGCGTCGGCGGGAAGTCGTAGCGGTGCGTGTAGGCGTCCGTGTCGAGGACGGTGACGGTCGCCCCGTCGACCTCGCGTTCCTCGAGGTTCGCCGTCGCGGTGTCGAGTTCGGCCTGCAGCTTCGTCCGGAACTGCTCGGAGACCTGTTCCGCGAGGCCGGTCCGCTTCTCGAACAGGAGGTCGATGATGAGCTCCCGCTTGTCCTCGTAGGACTGGTAGAACGCCTCCAGGGCGATGGCTTCGCGGAGCTGCTTGGCCGTCTCGGCGTCGACGCCGGCGTCCTCGGCGAGGTCGGCGTACGCGCTCGGTGCGTCGTCCCAGTAGCTGACCGCGGGCAGGTGCCGGACGTCGTCGCGGACGTCCTCGTTGACCGCCGCCGCGACGTTGGCGGCGACCGTCGCGGCCGAACGCTCCTCGGCCGTCACGAGCGAGTCGATCTCGTCGACGACCTCGTCGTCGGCCCGCCGGCCGTCGAGGACGACCCGCGGGGCGCCGTAGATGTCGAGCAGCTCGAGGCCGTCGGTGGAGGCGGCCGTCGAGCCCGCGGCGGCGAAGACGAACAGCGGGAGCTTCTCGTCGTGGCGCTCGCGGTCGCCGAGCATCCGGGTGGCGTCCTTCGTCGCGTCGTTCATGTCGTAGACGCCGTCCTCGAGCGGCCGGCGGTCGAAGTAGTGGTAGACGGCGTCGGCGGTGGCGTGCTCCTCCTCGACGAGCGGCAGGACCGCCCGCTCGATGGCGGCGCCGGCGACGTAGCCGTCCGTCGTCGCGTCGTGGCGGACGACGACCGGGCGGGACTCGAGGACCGCCCGGCGGATCACCGTGGCGGCGTCCGTCACGTCGTCGGAGACGTTCTCGAGGGCGTCGTCGTCGGCCAGCAGTTCGAACTCGTCGGGGGAGGCGCGGTCGTCCAGTGCCTCGTCCATCCGGGTGACGACCGCGTCGCGCTCGTCGCCCTCGAGGGCGACCAGGGACTCGGTCTCGACCTGGATCTCGTCGCGGCGGAGGCGGATCTCCCCGTCCAGCCGGACGACGTCGTCGGCCTCGATCTCGGGGTAGGCGCGGACGCCCGCCTCGACGAAGGCCGCACAGTCGACGACCCCGGTCTCGTCGCGGAGTTCGAAGACCGTCGGGCCGGAGGTCTGCCGCACGGAGACGACCTCGCCCTCGAGGCGGACCGTGTCGCCGACCCGGTCGCGGAGTTCCTCGACGGCGACGCGGTCGAAGTCGGCGGCGGTGCCCTCCGCTTCGTCGCTGTCGGTGGTCGTCTCGGCGAGGTCGGCGTCGCTCGGAGTGCCGCCGGTCTGCTCGTCGGCGCCGCGCTGAGCGTCCTCGTCCGTCGAGGTGGACTCGGAGGCCGTCTCGGCGGACTGCTCGTCGTCGAACTCGAACTCCGAGTCGTCCTCTTCGTCAGTGGCGTCGGCAGACGTGTCGGCGTCGGACTGGGCTCGGGAGGCGGCAGCGGACTCGGGTCTTGATTGCGACTCTGACGAGGAACTGGACTCCGAACTCGAACCCGAATCGTCGTCGCCGTACTCGTCGGCGAGGTAGTCGCCGTCGGGGGCGTCGACGAGGAGGCCGCGGAACTCGTCGGGGGTCTGCCGGATGGACCACCCGAGGTCGATGTCGCCGTTGTCGCGGATGTTGTTGACCTGGACGGAGACCGTGTCGCCGACCTCCCAGTCGAGGCTCTCGAGGCGGCGGTCGAGTTTGCTCCGGTGGAGCAGCCCGGTCACGTTGCCGATGTCGACGAAGACGCCGAACTCGGCGTAGCCGTCGACGGTGCCCCGGTAGAACCGACCCGGGGTCAGCTGTGATGGTTTATCGCCCTCGAACTCGAATAGGACGTCCTCCTGGTGGACGTCGCAGATCGGCCCGTCGGTCGACGTACCGCAGATGATACAGTTACCCATTACAGGAAACGTACGGGCCGACCTTAAAACGGTTGTCGGATTCTACGCGCCGCCGGATTCCCGGGTCACCTCGAGGCCGAGGACGCCCTCGAGTGCCGCGATCCCCCCGAGGGCGAGGCCGAAGACGAACAGCGCCGGGACCGCCCCGGCGAGGAACGCCCGGGGGAGGGACGTCTCGTGGACGACCGCCAGGCCGACGACGAGCAGAATCGCTCCGTAGGCGGCTCCGAGGAGGCGGACCGCCGGGACCGGGACGGCCGTGAAGACCGCGGGCGCGGCGGCGTAGGCGATCACCTGCACGGTCTCGCCGACGCCGGCGCGGTCGTCGACGACGGGGATCAGCGACAGCGTCGCCAGGGCCGCGGCCAGGTGCAGCACGATCGGCGCGACGAGGAAGCAGGCGGCGCCGAGGACGACGACGGCCGTCGCCACCGGCGAACCGGTCGCGGCGGCGACGCGCTCGTACCCCGACAGCGACGACGGCGCCAGGAGCAGCCTGCCGGCGACGGCGACGAACGCGACGGCGATGGCGAAGGTCAGTCCCGGCGCCTGGTCGCCGGGCGACACCCCGTTCTCGAAGAACCGCCGCGGGCGGACCAGCACCTCGACCCACGCGCGCGCCAGCCCGGACGGCCCCCGGTCCCGCCCGCCCGCGGGGTTCTCGACCCACTGCGTCACGTCCGACCGTTGGCGGGGGTGTGCCATCAGCGTTCCGAGGTCGAGTTCCCGAATCGTCCGAACGTTTTTGCCACGGCCCGCAGACCGCGAACCATGCCAGTCCTCCAGCGACGACGGTTGCTACGCACGTTCGGGACGCTCGCGGCAGCGGGGTCCCTCGCCGGCTGTCTCGACGGCGCTCCCACCGACGGCGACGACGGGGGTTCCGACGGCCCGCTTCGGGGGGACGCCGTCGTCGACTACCCGGGGATCGTCGACGGGGGAGCCACCGTCTCCGGCGACGAACGCGAGATCGCCTACGACGAGCCGGAGCGGACCTTCGCGTTCCAGTACGCCTACGAGGGCGACACCGCCGACCCCGAGCAGTTGCACGTCGGCCGGGACCTCTCGGGGGAGCGGATGGCGGCGTTCGTCGCCCCGGTCTACGACGAGGGGGTGGACGCGTTCGCCTACCACGTCTTCGCGAACGAGGCGTTCGTCGACTACGCCGACTGGTACTACGTGGCGGGGCCGTCGACCGACCCCGAGGACACGGGGGAGGTCTCCTTCGAATCGCTAGGCGGGACCGTCTCCCGGTTCGTCGTCGGCCCCGTCGACGCCCTGACGGCCGGCATCATCGACGTCCCGCCGGAGGAGGCCCGGAACGGCGGGACGAACGTCACCGGTGTACTGATCAGGGGCGGATCGGACGAGAGCGGATCAGGTAGTCCCGCGCCGCAGGTCTCGTTCGCGTTCGACTACGCTTCGGAATCGGAGACCCTGGAGATCACCCACCAGGGCGGTGACTCGGTCCAGGGCAGCGACCTCCGCGTCGTCGTCGAGGCCGGCGAGCGGACGGTTGAATCGCCCTTCGAGGGGAAGGTGACGGCGGGCGACCGTGTGACGGTCGAGGTACCGAGCGGTGCGACAGTCCAG includes:
- a CDS encoding type IV pilin, encoding MPVLQRRRLLRTFGTLAAAGSLAGCLDGAPTDGDDGGSDGPLRGDAVVDYPGIVDGGATVSGDEREIAYDEPERTFAFQYAYEGDTADPEQLHVGRDLSGERMAAFVAPVYDEGVDAFAYHVFANEAFVDYADWYYVAGPSTDPEDTGEVSFESLGGTVSRFVVGPVDALTAGIIDVPPEEARNGGTNVTGVLIRGGSDESGSGSPAPQVSFAFDYASESETLEITHQGGDSVQGSDLRVVVEAGERTVESPFEGKVTAGDRVTVEVPSGATVQIVWASSDGSRRSVLAEWDAPDA
- a CDS encoding YIP1 family protein, encoding MTQWVENPAGGRDRGPSGLARAWVEVLVRPRRFFENGVSPGDQAPGLTFAIAVAFVAVAGRLLLAPSSLSGYERVAAATGSPVATAVVVLGAACFLVAPIVLHLAAALATLSLIPVVDDRAGVGETVQVIAYAAAPAVFTAVPVPAVRLLGAAYGAILLVVGLAVVHETSLPRAFLAGAVPALFVFGLALGGIAALEGVLGLEVTRESGGA
- a CDS encoding RimK family alpha-L-glutamate ligase, which gives rise to MASDLTVGVLSLHSSKESKAILNAVDGLGYDTEWLRGENTVVDIQDGEVRLEPEVDIVVNRLLLSKEEQPAEALGLALTIDRARPMLNNPTATMTAMHKFATGTALAEAGLPVPDALLALSSDTLNSRRERFGDEVVYKTAIGTHGGGTWKLDTDDSVNPMVGSRQAFLQELIEHDEQRHHDLRVYVVGQRVVGAMNRYAPEGEWRTNVALGGSVEDATEGLDQEVIDIAERASDVVGLDYAGVDVVEGEDGYHVLEVNPTAGFKGLFEATGRSPAPHIARLAIERAGGEVDEERVRELSASLDDSRPDAMPRKQQTQQGEPPNIGYIEEVVVMGTKGRKTVLAKSDTGATRTSIDARLAADIGTGPIKDIVKIRSGSVKSGKSRPVVDVVVGIGGTQHTVTASVEDRSHMDYPMLLGRDILENYRVDVRRRADEDESSSREKELEE
- a CDS encoding OB-fold nucleic acid binding domain-containing protein, coding for MGNCIICGTSTDGPICDVHQEDVLFEFEGDKPSQLTPGRFYRGTVDGYAEFGVFVDIGNVTGLLHRSKLDRRLESLDWEVGDTVSVQVNNIRDNGDIDLGWSIRQTPDEFRGLLVDAPDGDYLADEYGDDDSGSSSESSSSSESQSRPESAAASRAQSDADTSADATDEEDDSEFEFDDEQSAETASESTSTDEDAQRGADEQTGGTPSDADLAETTTDSDEAEGTAADFDRVAVEELRDRVGDTVRLEGEVVSVRQTSGPTVFELRDETGVVDCAAFVEAGVRAYPEIEADDVVRLDGEIRLRRDEIQVETESLVALEGDERDAVVTRMDEALDDRASPDEFELLADDDALENVSDDVTDAATVIRRAVLESRPVVVRHDATTDGYVAGAAIERAVLPLVEEEHATADAVYHYFDRRPLEDGVYDMNDATKDATRMLGDRERHDEKLPLFVFAAAGSTAASTDGLELLDIYGAPRVVLDGRRADDEVVDEIDSLVTAEERSAATVAANVAAAVNEDVRDDVRHLPAVSYWDDAPSAYADLAEDAGVDAETAKQLREAIALEAFYQSYEDKRELIIDLLFEKRTGLAEQVSEQFRTKLQAELDTATANLEEREVDGATVTVLDTDAYTHRYDFPPTRLLLDELHRRLDADAIVGVATDELHVRSRADLDVDAVVAALESAAPNAGVSDPGARQPKLEFLRGERDAVLDAVVDAVAEQVVAPSA